The Brassica napus cultivar Da-Ae unplaced genomic scaffold, Da-Ae ScsIHWf_2276;HRSCAF=2934, whole genome shotgun sequence genome contains the following window.
AAAATAATATCCTAAACATTACGTCGGATCCAACCCAAGCGTTCTTCAACCTTCATCCTAAGAAATACGTCTTTCATATTCAACGTATGAATTTTAGTTACTGCATCATAGCATATATCCTGTTCCAAGTCAGGAATCTCTTTGATTACATCCCAAACATTATTCTTTCTCTTTTCAGCTTCTTTTTCTTCAGCTTCTTTTTGAtgtctttcttctctttgttgCATAAGGTTCATGATATTAGTGCTCACTCCAATCATTTCAGTTAGCACCTTTTCAGAACGATCACCAGGATTAATTGACTCTGATGCATCTCCATCACCATTTGGTTTAGCTCTCTTCCTAGAAGGCAACTTTTCTTTAGAAGCTCTAAGTGTGGTTTCATTGGTTTCAGTGACATTCTCTGTATGAATCccatcttctttttcttgaacATCATTCTCAACTTCAAAAGCTTCAGCATTTGCATCATCACCGAGTCCAAATGAGTTGTTTCCCCTTGCTGTAGCACTTTCAAAAATGATTTGTAAGTCTTCAAAATCTTCAAAAGTGTTGTCCCGCATATTTTCCGAGTTTGGATGTCCCtggtgaaaatataaaatatcaaagtgaaactttcttaaaaagaaaaattttaaaagttaataaaacTTTGAAGAGGAGTTACAAAAATTACCTTAAAATATTCTTTACATACTTCATCTGGAGCTGTGAATCGTTTTGTGATAGGGTCCCAGCCAAAACCAGAGCTACATCGGAAAAGCTCAGCATAACCATTATATTCTTTTCCCAAAGATTTCATTCGATTCATGTAATGCTTGTAACTCTTATTGCATCCAAGCTGTTTGTTTAGAACCGGTAATATCTTCGCCTCGACTGTTGTTTTGGTCATGGAGCCATTTGAATCACGCCATCCCCGCCTGATACCATCAACTAGAAGACGCATCAACAATTGATTCTCTTGAGATGTCCATTGCAGATATCCAGCTCTAGCTTTTTTTGGTAGCGACGGTTCTCCAGTTTCCATCCTAATACAgaaataatatacttttattAGTCATCTTTTACATTCATATAAAAGCAGATTATATGATATATACACACGTAAGtgattaaacatataaaatacagAAATAAAAACTCATGATAGACAAAAACAAAGatttattaaataacaaatGGAGACTACTGGAAAAAACGCCATGAAGTAATGAtaacagaaacaaaaactaGTAGTTTAACTTTTGGAAAAACTATACTTTTTCTTGAAGAATTTTTTTGCTTTGAGAATGACTGGATATGCAGTGATGTATATATAAGAGAAGTGATctaggttttgtttttttagaaaaagatAAGAACTATTTTATAGGGATTCGTTGCTATATGGTTGAGTATGATAGatctataataaaaaaaggttttttaaaaatggtaGGCActattttgtttagattttatgatatattattcgattagaatatattttattcattcttTACGTACTTTTTGAACAGATGAAAAGTACAGAGAGATGTTATTATTGTGTTTTCCCACGAGCATAACAAATCTCCCCATAATGGCCAAGAATTGGTTCTTTGTATTTTCATGGACATTTTCTATTAAATTCTTATCAAATAACATTACtacaaaatctatcaaatattgAATAACAACAGAATTTAAAGTAACTAAAAAAATGATTACAAATGCTTAATCCAATAACACAAGAATTTAAAAGAATTTATGAAATCAATAATTGAATAACAGTGGAATTTAATGGAAACTATAATTCCTTCTAATTCTATCAAATTTCTAAATCCAATACCCCCACCTTagacttttattttgtttcagctTTATcagaaattaaaaacaaaagtaaagaaAAGGAAACTAGAAATAcgattttattcaaaattcaaatccTCTAACAACTCTAACTAGATAACAATGTTAAATGACCAAAACATCTCTTCTGGTTTTGCTTTTGAAGGGATAAAATAGTATTCAACCACAAATAAATGTTGGTAGCACAAAGTGCTTtccaatataataaaaacacataaagTGACCTCCTCATGGTGTATATAAATAGGTTGTCTTGAGCACATCTGCTCATTACAATCTTCTTCTCGTCGTTTAATGATTTTGTTAAATAACTGTATTTAGTTTCGTAAATTGATATCCTTTCTTATTGAGTATATTTAACGTTTGCAATCCTATTAAGAGCAATAACGAAACATAGGCAAAATAATTTGATACTTTTCAcaactaattttatataattgttaaataattgTATTTAGTTTCGTAAGCTGACACTTTTCACAACAGTTGTgactttttgagtttttttatttatttgattcttTAGAATTTGttcctttcatatttattattctattttttatgtttcgttttatcttatattcataatttatgtTATGAAAGCAAATTATTTTGCCTATGTTTcgttttttctttaaatcatAACTAGTTTTATATAAGTCTTTGCTTATTTTTATACATTCACTTCCATGATCTATATTTCAATTACACACAACCaataacacaaatttttagaaaaacaaaGCTTACCTTATATAGACATACACAATTTCGTTCAATCTTTCATTATATAACATGTAATATTGTGACTAtgacttttacatttttaatatctatagattaaaaattataattcctTTCAGTTTATTCACTCTGCGCAGGATGCAGGTTTTCACCTAGTTATAAAGTAATCCGGGAGAAAAATCTAATGTCAATAATCATATCACAAGCAATAGCTATTAATTACTAAACATggtagttcaaaaaaaatataccaaacATGCTAacttaaaattaacaatttCTCTTATCGGAAAGATTACTCAAATAACactaaatcatctttttattacTAGATtagcttataattttttttaattactagaCTGTTTTTCATCCCATAAtgtctttattttctttgttaacaaaaaatatatttacaaaaatgtcattattattattttgccACGTCATCAAAAATATGCCACAGACAAATAAGTTTGCCGATAAAAGTCTACCACACGAGATAACAATTTTTCTAGTCTCTGGTAGATTTATTacataccgtaaacttattaaaaCAGACTTGATATCGTTAAATACTTTTGGGAATAAGTCTACCATACGttgcaatatatttatttacgtTGGCAGTTTTTTTTTCGGCGGGCAGCTTTTGTATAACAGATTTTTGTTGTATGAGAGCAGGTTTTTAAAATGTAGAAGACTTTCTTGCACCCAACAAAATTTTTCTCCTAGACTTTTATATAGTTTGgcagattattttgtttttgaagcAGCAGACATATTTTCTTCGTTTATAAACGGCAAACTTTTCGAATATAAGTATACTTTGTAGCAgacttataaattaataacataACTAAATCTATATCATAGCATGTTTTTAAGTACGTTATGGCTGACCTTTACAAGTTATATGTAGTAACAGACTTTTAACTTGGCTGATTAATTCTCTTCTTATAAAACTTCATTTCTCACTCCCTTTGCTGATTTATTATTTGTGGTGTCCTTTTATGCGAATTTCATTGTTGGTAAGAGTAAACGTTTGTCTAACATACTATTCATGGTGAACTGAAAGTGAGTAATATTGTGGAGTTCAATTTGATCTATCATAACACAATCTTTGAGCGGCACACTCTGAAAGATTCCTCAAACATTGTTGAACGAAGCTCACTACCATTAATAACATTGATGCTGTATGGTTTATGTCAATTTTGCATACCTCACACAGAAACCTAGATTATAAAGATATCCTCACATATAATTGATGTACTCTTGTCAACTGACAGTAgattcatatttataaatatatgtacatATGTGTTGGATAATTCAAATTAACTTGAGcagcaagttaactcattaaagtgaagtttgatgggttagggaaaaaggaaaaaggaaaacatatcgagcttaggaatgtttccatattattattaggaaaagatgtagcttcgctcttaggaaaagatgtagcttttTCCTATATAAAcagttctcatggagagatgttccatcaagagaaacacattgaaaggtttagttttgagagagtttctaaatctaataagaagtgaagttcttataatctttgtgtttgtgcaactttaattggtatcagagctccaggTTTCGAAGGTCGTTTACAAGAGGAGTTGTAACTTTGATCAAAACATGGGAGACGATTCTCAAGCACGTGATAAAggtcttgagatgaagaaggacatacgATGTCCGATGCTAACATCGACCAACTACACCGTATGGTCGATGCGAATGAAAGTGATGCTTCGTTTATACGAAGTTTGGGATACGATTGATCCAGGGAGTAACGAtgcaaagaaaaacaatatggcgattgctctaatctttcaatcagtcccggaggcgctaatacttcagattggagaacatgatacatcgaagaagatttgggaagctatcaaatcccgtaacctaggtgctgatcgcgtgagagaagcaaggttacaaactttgatgtctgagttcgacaaactgaagatgacagacacagacacggtggatgactacgcaggaaaactttcaggcttagcatcgagagcagccgcgttaggagagataatggaagcatcaaagctggtaaagaagtttctGAAGGGACTTCCAAGAACGAAGTTCATTCACATCGTAGCTTCGTTAGAACAAGTGTTGGATCTAAATTCAACGGGATTCGAAGACATTGTTGGGAGATTGAAGGCTTTCGAAGAACGCATCAAAGAAGAAACCCAAGATGAAGGTCAATCGAAGCTCATGTTTGGAAAGAATGATATGCAAGGTAGTGGAAGCCATAACAACTCGCGAGGAAGAGGCATAGGTAGAGGTtatggtggaagaggaagaggacgaggaaggtctaatggttctgatggtcataacaaaggaggagaagcttcggacaagaccaagaaggactactctaaggttagatgttggcgatgcgacaagatggggcacttcgtgtcacattgtcctacacgaccaagagaagaagctaacctaacggaaacacaagaagcagatgcattatatatgcatgaagtagtattcctcaacgaagagagagtgtttcctaagaggtttgatgaatgcgatggaaatacgagtatatggtaccttgacaatggtgcaagtaaccatatgacaggcaagagagagttcttctcaaacctagatgagagcatcaaaggcaaagtcaaattcggtgatggatcaaacgtcgagattgttgggaaaggttcgatcacgttcatcggaaaaacaggggagagaagagcactcaaagatatctactacatcccaagtcttaaacacaatatcataagtcttggacaagcaaccgagatgggttgtgaggttaatatgaaagaagacttactgatgctgaaagatccccgtggaaggctattagtacaagtcgcaaggcaaccaaaccgattgtacaagacgccaatggaggttgaatatccgaagtgtcttcaaatacaagaaactgatgttacatggacgtggcatgcacggctaggacatgtgaactttggagtcatgaagaatatggtagacaaagagatggtagtagggatgcctcaggtgatacacgagaaagatgtgtgcagcgcctgcttagttgggaagcaaactcggaagtctttcccgcctaaagcaaagtatcgagcatcacacgcattggagttggtacatggtgacttgtgcggtccgatatcaccatcaacaccagcaaacaatagatatgtatttgtcttaattgatgattactcaagatatatgtggacgatgctgctaagagagaagagtgaagcgttcgatcggttcaaaaagttcaaggagtacgtggagaatcaaacgaagctacaactcaagacttttcgcaccgatagaggaggagagttcacatcttctgagttcattcgtttttgtgaagaaaacggTGTAACTAGACATCTCACCGCACCGTATACACCGCAACAAAACGGTGTGGTTGAGAGAAGAAATAGAACACTAATGGAGATGACTAGAAGTTTGATGAAAGCTATGAAGATACCTAATCAGCTATGGGGAGAAGCAGTACGTCATTCAACGTATCTCATAAACCGCATTGCTACAAAGGCTTTGGAAGACAAGACTCCATACGAAAGCTTGTATGTTAAGAAACCGAACATTGAGCATCTAAGGGTCTTTGGATGTGTAGCTTTTGCAAAAATCAACAGTCCTCATCTCAAGAAGCTGGATGATCGATCAAGGATGGTGATCAACCTAGGCACAGAGCCCGGCTCAAAAGCTTACAGACTCTATGATCCGGTCGCGAAGAAGATAGTTGTTAGTAGAGATGTAATCTTTGACGAGAAGAAAAGTTGGGATTGGTCCACACTATCAACAAACGTAGACGAAGAACCAGGAtcattcaagcttcctcatattgatgttacagaagaaggagatggtgatgagcatcaagatcaccaacaccacgaagagcaaaacaataatgaagaagaagaagctgtagacGCAGATGAACAAGAGCAAGTAGTAGAGAACAACGATGCAAACCAAGACCCGCATGTAACATCAAGATATGGTCGTAACATCAGAAAACCAAAGCGGTTCGATGATTACATCCTACTCGCTGAAGTTGAAAGTGGCAGACTCTTgctcaccatcgatggtgaacCAGAAAGTTACATCGAAGCTGCAGTAATACAAGCTTGGATCGATGCAATGAAGGCAGAGATCGAATctatcatcaaaaacaaaacctggaagctcgtcaagaagccggcaggtgtgaaaccgataggtttgaagtggatctataagatcaagaggaatgcagatggaacggtgatcaaatacaaagcaaggctagttgcaaaagGTTATGTGCAACAACAAGGCATAGACTTCGACGAAGTATTTGCACCAGTTGCTCGGATAGAAACCATACGACTACTCTTGGCGTTAGCAGCAACTAATGGATGGGAGATCCATCACTTAGATGTGAAAACTGCGTTCCTGAATGGAGACTTAAATGAGGATGTATACGTTACTCAACCAGAAGGCTTTGTGGAGAAAGGAAAGGAGGATCATGTGTACAAACTTAGCAAAGCACTATACGGTTTGCGTCAAGCTCcgagagcttggaacatcaaactcgatcgtgttctcaaggagatggagtTCACGAAGTGCACCAAGGAACCTGCGGTATATCAAAAGAAACAGAAGGGGGAGCTTCTGATCATAGCTATATACGTTGATGACTTGTTTGTAACAGGGACTTCACTCAACGTTATCAAGCAATTCAAAGATGAtatgtcaagaagatttgagatgTCAGACCTCGGGAAGCTTACATACTATCTTGGTATAGAAGTAACGCAAGGAGCTGATGGCATTCACATCAAACAAGAAGGATACGCGCAAGGTATACTTGTCAAGACGAAGATGGAGTCATGTAACTATACTCATGTTCCGATGCACACGAGTTTGAAAGTATCAAAGGCAGAGGAGGAGCCTGAGATTGATGCAACATCGTATCGAAGCATCATAGGATGCTTAAGGTATCTTCTTCATACACGACCGGACTTGGCGTTTTCGGTTGGTGTATTAAGCAGATATATGCAGAGTCCAAGAGAGAGTCATGGAGAAGCAGTGAAGCATCTAATACGATACATAAAGGGCACTACAGAGTATGGTCTCTTCTTCAAACGGGATGGAACAACGGAGATTACATGTTACAGTGACAGCAGCCATAACATAGACGTTGATGATGGAAGAAGCACTACAGGGTTTATGTTCTACCTAGGAACATCGCCGATCACGTGGACATCGTGCAAGCACCCACAGTGGCACTCTCTTCATGTGAGGCGGAGTTCATGGCAGCTATGGAAGCTGCAAAACAAGCAATTTGGTTAAAGGAGTTGATGGTCGAGATCATgaacaaagaagacaagaaggtcGTGTTGAAGATTGACAACAAGTCAGCGATAACCCTCACCAAGAACCCGGTGTTTCACGGTAGAAGCAAACACATACTCTCGAAGTACCATTTCATTCGAGAATGTGTGGAGTTCGACTTTATCGAAGTGAAGCACGTACCTGGAGTGGAGCAGAAGGCAGACATACTCACTAAGCCATTGGCAAGGATCAAGTTCGAAGCAATGCGCAAGTTCATCGGAGTTCAGAAGATCAACATACCTAagattcaagttggaattaagggggagaatgttggataattccaattaacttgagcagcaagttaactcattaaagtgaagtttgatgggttaagaaaaaaggaaaaaggaaaacatatcgagcttaggaatgtttccatattattattaggaaaagatgtaacTTCGctcttaggaaaagatgtagcttttTCCTATATAAAcagttctcatggagagatgttccatcaagagaaacacattgaaaggtttagttttgagagagtttctaaatctaataagaagtgaagttcttataatctttgtgtttgtgcaactttaatATGTACTTTTTGGGTAGAAAATACACTTGAAACATTACATTACAtgtataatgtatttttttaagttttgccTAAAAAAAGATGGTACTAGCTAGGGATGGAACTGTTGTTCTGCAGTGCTTGTTTCAGATGAAGCGTGAGAGCATACTTGTTCACCTCCAGAGTTTTCAGCTGTTCCTGGTATTGAGTAACCATCTGCATCAAACCCTGCAACTCCTGACTCTGATCTTCGGTGTCTTTCTGCCGCTTCTGCTGCGTCACCACAGCTCGTTTGAGTGAACTATTCTCCTCGACAATAGCTTCTAACTGCAGTCTCAGCATCAGGTTCTCCTGTTGGACACTGCTTTGCATCACTGCGTCAGCACAAGCACGAGCCTTGACGAACTTCTCCAAAGCTTAAGGCTCTTGAAGCGGTCTTTAGCGACTTTCATGTCTGAAGCATTTCGTCATTTCCCTGTTAAATAATTCAACCCACTCAGTGCCATCCAAGTTCAGGACTCCCTCCTCCTTCCCTGATGATCCT
Protein-coding sequences here:
- the LOC125600452 gene encoding uncharacterized protein At2g29880-like translates to METGEPSLPKKARAGYLQWTSQENQLLMRLLVDGIRRGWRDSNGSMTKTTVEAKILPVLNKQLGCNKSYKHYMNRMKSLGKEYNGYAELFRCSSGFGWDPITKRFTAPDEVCKEYFKGHPNSENMRDNTFEDFEDLQIIFESATARGNNSFGLGDDANAEAFEVENDVQEKEDGIHTENVTETNETTLRASKEKLPSRKRAKPNGDGDASESINPGDRSEKVLTEMIGVSTNIMNLMQQREERHQKEAEEKEAEKRKNNVWDVIKEIPDLEQDICYDAVTKIHTLNMKDVFLRMKVEERLGWIRRNV